A DNA window from Arachis hypogaea cultivar Tifrunner chromosome 18, arahy.Tifrunner.gnm2.J5K5, whole genome shotgun sequence contains the following coding sequences:
- the LOC112769404 gene encoding bet1-like SNARE 1-1 isoform X2, whose product MADTKEIEGDARNSRVALFDGIEEGGIRASSLYSSYNEIDEQDNERAMGGLQDRVSLLKRISSDIHEEGNDMDSSRGVLSGTMDKFKMAREFLSKWGDLSQTQIFAKIEMLRA is encoded by the exons ATGGCAGATACAAAAGAAATTGAAGG AGACGCCCGGAACAGCAGAGTTGCTCTGTTTGACGGCATTGAAGAGGGAGGCATCCGGGCATCATCACTTTACTCCTCCTataatgaaattgatgaacaagatAACGAGCGAGCAATGGGTGGATTGCAAGATAGAGTCAGTTTGTTGAAAAGA ATCTCAAGTGATATACACGAGGAG GGGAATGACATGGATTCTTCAAGAGGAGTTCTTTCAGGAACTATGGACAAATTCAAAATG GCCCGTGAATTCCTTTCCAAATGGGGTGATCTCAGCCAGACCCAAATTTTTGCTAAGATTGAAATGCTGAG GGCCTGA
- the LOC112769404 gene encoding bet1-like SNARE 1-1 isoform X1, giving the protein MADTKEIEGDARNSRVALFDGIEEGGIRASSLYSSYNEIDEQDNERAMGGLQDRVSLLKRISSDIHEEGNDMDSSRGVLSGTMDKFKMVFEKKSSRRTFSLIASFVVLFLITYFFML; this is encoded by the exons ATGGCAGATACAAAAGAAATTGAAGG AGACGCCCGGAACAGCAGAGTTGCTCTGTTTGACGGCATTGAAGAGGGAGGCATCCGGGCATCATCACTTTACTCCTCCTataatgaaattgatgaacaagatAACGAGCGAGCAATGGGTGGATTGCAAGATAGAGTCAGTTTGTTGAAAAGA ATCTCAAGTGATATACACGAGGAG GGGAATGACATGGATTCTTCAAGAGGAGTTCTTTCAGGAACTATGGACAAATTCAAAATG GTCTTTGAGAAAAAATCCAGCCGAAGAACGTTTTCACTTATAGCATCCTTTGTTGTGCTTTTTCTTATAACATACTTTTTTATGTTGTAA